From one Butyricimonas faecihominis genomic stretch:
- the clpB gene encoding ATP-dependent chaperone ClpB, with product MNMNNYTIKSQEAVQSAVQLAQEKGQQAIETGHLLRGVIEKGENITNFIFNKLGVNSRNVLAALDRIVDGYPKVSGGSPYLSDEANKVLEKATKLAGEMGDQYVSLEHILLGLLSVKDPVSGMLKDAGMTEKETRAAIDELRKGSKVNSQSAEDNYDALGRYAINLNERARNGKLDPVIGRDDEIRRVLQILSRRTKNNPILIGEPGVGKTAIAEGLAQRIVNGDVPSNLASKSIYSLDMGALIAGAKYKGEFEERLKSVVNEVLSSEGEIILFIDEIHTLVGAGKSDGAMDAANILKPALARGDLRAIGATTLNEYQKYFEQDKALERRFQKVMIDEPDVMSAISIMRGLKERYENHHKVRITDDAIIASVELSHRYISDRFLPDKAIDLVDEAAARLRLEMNSVPEEIDELDRKIKQLEIEKEAIKREGKSKKLDEIQKDLADLNQERTKLRAQWESERSLIDEIQKNKDAIEQYRFEADRAEREGDYGKVAEIRYGKIKEAERRIEEVKAKLADMKHGESLIREEVTEDDIAAVVSKWTGIPVSRMMQSERQKLLHLEDELHKRVVGQEMAITALADAVRRNRAGLQDAKRPIGSFIFLGTTGVGKTELAKALAEFLFDDESLMTRIDMSEYQERHSVSRLIGAPPGYVGYDEGGQLTEAVRRKPYSVVLLDEIEKAHPDVFNILLQVLDDGRLTDNKGRVVDFKNTIIIMTSNIGAHIIQERLKGIDENNRDEVLDKTNHEVYEMLKQTIRPEFLNRIDEIIMFAPLKKSEIVDIVRLQFNGVKKMLENNGIAIEITDKAVQWLADAGYDPQFGARPVKRVIQRTLLNDLSKQILAEEVSKDSRIVVDVKDDKIVFENK from the coding sequence ATGAACATGAACAATTATACAATTAAGTCGCAAGAGGCCGTGCAGTCAGCCGTGCAACTTGCGCAGGAAAAAGGTCAGCAAGCCATCGAAACAGGTCATCTGTTGAGAGGCGTGATCGAGAAAGGTGAAAATATCACGAACTTTATTTTTAACAAGTTGGGTGTAAATAGCCGGAATGTCTTGGCTGCTTTGGATCGAATCGTGGACGGATACCCGAAAGTGTCGGGAGGTTCTCCCTATTTGTCCGACGAGGCTAATAAAGTGTTGGAGAAAGCCACGAAGTTGGCGGGAGAGATGGGTGACCAGTATGTTTCTTTGGAACATATTTTATTGGGATTATTATCAGTGAAGGATCCGGTTTCCGGTATGTTGAAGGATGCGGGAATGACCGAGAAGGAAACCCGAGCGGCGATTGACGAGTTGCGGAAGGGGTCGAAAGTAAATTCTCAGTCGGCAGAAGATAATTATGATGCGCTGGGGAGGTATGCCATCAATTTGAATGAAAGAGCCCGGAACGGTAAGCTGGATCCTGTAATCGGACGAGATGATGAAATCCGTCGGGTATTACAGATATTGTCCCGGAGAACAAAAAATAACCCGATCTTAATCGGTGAGCCGGGTGTTGGTAAAACGGCTATTGCCGAGGGATTGGCACAGCGTATCGTGAACGGGGATGTGCCTTCAAATTTGGCATCCAAGAGTATTTACTCGCTGGATATGGGAGCCTTGATTGCGGGGGCAAAGTATAAAGGAGAATTCGAGGAACGTTTGAAATCGGTTGTGAACGAGGTGTTGTCTTCGGAAGGAGAAATTATCCTGTTTATTGATGAGATTCATACCTTGGTAGGAGCCGGAAAGTCTGACGGAGCAATGGATGCGGCGAATATATTGAAACCCGCTTTGGCTCGTGGAGATTTGAGGGCTATCGGTGCGACCACGTTGAACGAGTACCAGAAATATTTTGAACAGGATAAAGCCTTGGAGCGTCGTTTCCAGAAGGTGATGATTGACGAACCGGACGTGATGAGTGCGATCAGTATCATGCGGGGATTGAAGGAGCGTTACGAGAATCACCATAAGGTACGGATCACGGATGATGCAATCATTGCATCCGTGGAGTTGTCCCACAGGTATATTTCCGATCGTTTTTTGCCGGATAAAGCTATCGACTTGGTGGATGAGGCGGCTGCCCGTCTGCGTTTGGAGATGAATTCCGTGCCGGAGGAGATTGATGAACTAGACCGTAAGATCAAACAGTTGGAAATCGAGAAAGAGGCGATCAAGCGGGAAGGGAAAAGCAAGAAACTGGACGAGATCCAGAAAGATTTGGCCGATTTGAATCAAGAGCGTACGAAATTGCGAGCCCAATGGGAGTCTGAGCGTTCTTTGATTGACGAGATCCAGAAGAATAAGGATGCGATCGAACAGTACCGTTTCGAGGCAGACCGGGCCGAGCGGGAAGGCGATTACGGAAAAGTTGCCGAGATTCGTTACGGTAAGATTAAGGAGGCCGAGCGTCGTATTGAAGAGGTGAAGGCCAAGCTGGCGGATATGAAGCATGGAGAGTCGTTGATTCGGGAAGAGGTGACGGAAGATGATATCGCGGCAGTCGTGTCCAAGTGGACGGGTATTCCGGTGAGCCGGATGATGCAGAGCGAGCGTCAGAAGTTATTACACTTGGAAGACGAGTTGCACAAACGGGTAGTCGGTCAGGAAATGGCCATTACGGCACTGGCAGATGCCGTTCGTCGTAACCGTGCAGGATTGCAGGATGCGAAACGTCCCATCGGTTCGTTTATCTTTCTCGGAACCACGGGTGTCGGTAAAACCGAGTTGGCGAAGGCATTGGCAGAGTTCCTGTTTGACGATGAATCTTTGATGACCCGTATTGATATGTCCGAGTACCAAGAGCGTCATTCTGTTTCCCGGTTGATCGGGGCGCCTCCGGGGTACGTGGGATATGATGAAGGTGGTCAGTTGACGGAGGCTGTTCGTCGGAAACCTTATTCCGTGGTTTTGCTGGACGAGATCGAGAAAGCTCATCCCGACGTGTTCAACATCTTGTTGCAAGTGCTGGATGACGGGCGTTTAACTGATAATAAAGGTCGGGTAGTCGATTTCAAAAATACGATTATCATCATGACTTCGAATATCGGTGCGCATATCATTCAGGAACGTTTGAAAGGCATCGATGAGAATAACCGGGATGAGGTACTTGACAAGACGAATCACGAGGTGTACGAGATGTTGAAACAGACGATTCGCCCGGAGTTCTTGAACCGTATCGACGAGATCATCATGTTTGCCCCGTTGAAGAAGTCGGAAATCGTGGATATTGTACGTTTGCAATTCAATGGCGTAAAGAAGATGTTGGAAAACAATGGTATTGCCATCGAGATTACCGACAAGGCAGTTCAATGGTTGGCAGATGCCGGGTATGATCCGCAGTTTGGCGCTCGTCCCGTAAAAAGGGTTATTCAACGTACATTGTTAAATGATTTGTCAAAACAGATTCTTGCAGAGGAAGTCTCCAAAGATAGCCGTATCGTGGTAGACGTGAAGGATGATAAGATCGTTTTTGAAAATAAATAA
- the mtnA gene encoding S-methyl-5-thioribose-1-phosphate isomerase, whose amino-acid sequence MDLFTIVTARADYELGALVIIDQTQLPEREVYLALKTPEEIWEAIYLLKVRGAPAIGVAAAYGISVCMQKVDEVGDFYREFARVKNYLASSRPTAVNLFTALERMEVALLKCQGAGVEVLKQVLREEAEAIRKEDAAACRKIGEHGLSLLKPGMGLLTHCNAGHLAVSEYGTALAPIYLGQEQGFGFSVFADETRPLLQGARLTAFELQKAGVDVTLICDNMASSVMKQGWVQAVLVGCDRVAANGDTANKIGTSGVAVLAKYYGIPFYVLGPTSTIDMDCPTGKEIKIEEREPAEVTEKWYARRMAPEGIHVYNPAFDVTPAEVITAIITEKGIAYPPFSDTFRGWKECK is encoded by the coding sequence ATGGATTTGTTTACGATCGTGACCGCGCGTGCGGATTATGAGCTGGGTGCGTTGGTGATTATTGATCAGACGCAACTTCCGGAACGGGAAGTTTATTTGGCGTTGAAAACTCCGGAGGAAATTTGGGAGGCTATTTATTTGTTAAAGGTAAGGGGTGCGCCTGCCATCGGGGTGGCTGCCGCTTACGGGATTTCCGTGTGTATGCAAAAGGTGGATGAGGTTGGTGATTTCTACCGGGAGTTTGCAAGGGTGAAGAATTATCTGGCATCTTCCCGGCCCACGGCGGTAAATTTGTTTACGGCATTGGAGCGAATGGAAGTCGCGTTGTTGAAATGTCAAGGTGCGGGGGTGGAAGTTTTGAAACAAGTCTTGCGGGAAGAGGCCGAGGCGATTCGGAAAGAAGATGCGGCGGCGTGCCGGAAAATTGGAGAACATGGATTGTCACTGTTGAAACCGGGTATGGGCTTGCTCACGCATTGTAACGCGGGGCATCTGGCGGTTTCGGAATACGGTACGGCTTTGGCCCCGATTTATTTGGGACAGGAACAAGGATTCGGTTTTTCGGTTTTTGCCGATGAAACCCGCCCGTTATTGCAAGGGGCGAGGTTGACGGCCTTCGAATTGCAGAAAGCGGGAGTGGATGTAACCTTGATATGTGATAATATGGCCTCTTCGGTGATGAAACAGGGATGGGTGCAGGCCGTGCTGGTTGGGTGTGACCGGGTGGCTGCCAATGGAGACACGGCAAATAAAATCGGTACTTCGGGGGTAGCCGTGTTGGCTAAATATTATGGAATTCCGTTTTACGTGCTGGGGCCGACGTCTACCATTGATATGGATTGTCCCACGGGCAAAGAGATTAAAATTGAGGAACGAGAGCCGGCAGAGGTGACAGAGAAATGGTATGCCCGAAGAATGGCTCCCGAGGGGATTCACGTGTATAATCCCGCCTTTGACGTGACTCCTGCCGAGGTGATCACGGCTATTATCACGGAGAAAGGGATCGCTTATCCCCCGTTTAGTGACACATTCCGGGGATGGAAAGAATGTAAATAA
- a CDS encoding linear amide C-N hydrolase — MKQKLSIILWVVLPLITFFPKELKACTGITLKAKDGSCIVARTIEWGGNNLNSQYVVVPRGYEQQSYIPGGTTEGMIFTARYGYIGLAVEQEQFVAEGLNEAGLSAGLFYFPQYGKYEAYNPKEKASSIADLQLVSWILGSCKTVDEVKESIKKVHVIGIDPRASTAHWRFADTTGRQIVLEIINEKPIFHENKLGVLTNSPSFDWQMTNLNNYVNLIPGMAPSQQLDGVALTSFGNGSGFLGIPGDITPPSRFVRAAFYQATAPRQETGQQTVIQCFQILNNFDIPIGIEFAPDQTPVDIPSATQWTSATDMTNRMIYYRTMYDSAIRCIDLRKINFARVKYQTEPLDKVNQQPIIPIRIG; from the coding sequence ATGAAACAAAAATTATCAATAATCCTATGGGTGGTATTACCCCTTATCACCTTCTTCCCCAAAGAACTCAAAGCCTGCACCGGAATCACGTTGAAAGCCAAGGATGGTTCCTGCATCGTGGCCCGCACCATAGAATGGGGAGGTAACAATCTCAACAGCCAATATGTTGTCGTACCAAGAGGGTACGAACAACAATCCTACATTCCCGGCGGCACAACAGAAGGGATGATTTTCACTGCTCGCTACGGGTATATCGGGTTAGCCGTGGAGCAAGAACAATTCGTGGCAGAGGGACTGAACGAGGCGGGACTTTCCGCCGGACTGTTTTACTTCCCGCAATACGGGAAATATGAAGCTTACAATCCCAAAGAAAAAGCATCCAGCATTGCCGACCTACAACTCGTTTCATGGATATTGGGCAGTTGCAAGACCGTGGACGAAGTAAAAGAATCCATCAAAAAAGTTCATGTCATCGGTATCGATCCGAGGGCATCTACCGCCCACTGGCGTTTTGCCGACACCACCGGACGCCAGATCGTTCTCGAAATCATCAATGAAAAACCGATCTTTCACGAGAACAAACTAGGCGTACTGACCAACTCCCCAAGTTTCGACTGGCAGATGACAAACCTGAATAACTATGTCAACTTGATTCCCGGTATGGCCCCCTCCCAACAACTAGACGGAGTGGCTCTTACTTCTTTCGGAAACGGAAGTGGTTTTCTTGGTATACCGGGCGATATCACCCCTCCCTCCCGATTTGTCCGTGCCGCTTTCTACCAAGCGACCGCACCACGTCAAGAGACAGGACAACAAACCGTTATTCAATGTTTCCAAATACTGAATAATTTTGACATACCCATCGGAATCGAATTCGCTCCCGACCAAACTCCCGTTGATATTCCAAGCGCCACGCAATGGACCTCGGCAACCGACATGACGAACCGCATGATCTACTATCGTACCATGTACGATAGCGCCATTCGTTGCATCGATCTCCGTAAGATCAATTTTGCCCGGGTAAAATATCAAACAGAGCCTCTCGACAAAGTAAACCAGCAACCGATAATCCCGATCCGGATCGGATAA
- a CDS encoding SusC/RagA family TonB-linked outer membrane protein, with the protein MRLTLFLTLFFSFTAIASVSSQSVTLKLENASLRETIKELKSQTGVYFVFNEEEIANLNVKLNMVLTNEPFEKALDRIFEGLPFTYEYAEGVVIVKPTPQKKDDVKLKLIKGKVVDTDGMPLPGVSVVVEGTTRGVASDVNGLFQMMIENKVGQKLLFSFVGMEQKVITWQGQDSLNVVMTYSSVDVDEVVVTGYQTLNRRESASAVSVVKTDDIYMAGVASVDQMLQGQIPGLMVINTSGEPSATPKIRIRGTSTINGNKAPVWVVDGVILEQDVPITASELNSEDAEYLVGNAISGISPQDIESITVLKDASATAIYGVKAANGVIVLTTKKGAVGKPKVSYHGEVVINERPSYRNFDRMNSAERMQLSKDIFEQGLSYSSNISLDPDDSYEGLLNELVNRRMSKEEFALRSKEMANRNTDWFDVLFRNAVTHTHNLSINGGSETTKYYFSAGYNNNQGGAKGSVSERFTTLARVDASVGKYINFMAKIDFSTTKNEGYSVVNPFSYAYNTSRTLQPYEKDGKYHFYKKDSKYLYNVLNELAETGKESKSNDFNALLNLNIKLYDGLSYQGTFSYHNSSTDQRDWQTEESASVASIRGYDYKQYDENDDEYWKSSLPYGGILTQGNTVKTGYTVRNGLSFVKVLADVHDMNIIVGSELRGTKYEGVRSTGYGWTPTYGERFMPVHTDSFVNNYIDKMLPANTNTISRVASFFGSATYTYNNRYVMNFNIRSDGANKFGSNPKYRWLPTWSIAGKWLLTNEGFMSRFSDNGHYISVRGSYGIQGNIHDDATPNLILEVGDRNTTSNLDQSTIYRLPNPDLRWEKTTSWNVAADFSFWDGRLSGSLDVYKKHTEDLIMEKTVATSNGKSRLYMNAGEMDNQGFEGNLSVEIIQGKKLNWRFNVNFGRNTSEVTLANDELYSDLEVINKMLEGNLAIEGEKLGSMYSFRYGGLSSENGYPLFYGKDGKLWHTADPKRMELVKSGSIYPDLSGGFDTQLTFDRRLSLSLGFTYNLGGVKRLPKVYADKNSALNPVANVSTNWKKRWRKPGDEKHTDIPVLYNDRVASEFDRNVSAEDRGAVEECTYFYDLSDLRVAKADFLRLRSVGLSYIMPEKLLKGVGISSMMIRFQASNLFVWAHKDWKGLDPETPEANIPILPSYSLGVNVSF; encoded by the coding sequence ATGAGATTAACTTTGTTTTTAACCCTGTTTTTCTCTTTTACGGCAATAGCCAGTGTATCGTCACAATCCGTGACGTTGAAATTAGAGAATGCAAGTCTCAGAGAGACCATTAAGGAATTGAAAAGTCAGACTGGGGTTTATTTCGTGTTTAATGAAGAAGAGATCGCAAATTTGAACGTGAAACTCAATATGGTTCTGACGAATGAACCTTTCGAGAAGGCGTTGGATCGAATTTTCGAAGGACTACCTTTTACCTATGAGTATGCGGAGGGAGTGGTAATTGTCAAACCGACACCGCAAAAGAAGGATGATGTTAAACTAAAATTGATTAAGGGGAAAGTAGTTGATACAGATGGGATGCCTCTTCCTGGGGTTTCCGTTGTTGTGGAAGGAACAACTCGCGGGGTAGCTTCAGATGTGAACGGTCTATTCCAAATGATGATTGAAAATAAGGTCGGACAAAAATTACTTTTCTCTTTTGTGGGGATGGAGCAAAAAGTAATTACTTGGCAAGGACAGGATTCTTTGAATGTAGTTATGACGTATTCTTCTGTAGATGTGGATGAGGTTGTTGTGACTGGGTATCAGACATTAAACCGGAGGGAGTCTGCCAGTGCAGTTTCAGTAGTGAAGACCGATGATATTTATATGGCGGGAGTTGCTTCTGTAGATCAAATGTTGCAAGGACAAATTCCTGGTTTAATGGTGATAAATACTTCTGGAGAGCCGAGTGCTACGCCTAAAATACGTATCCGGGGAACTTCAACGATTAACGGAAATAAAGCTCCGGTATGGGTGGTTGATGGGGTAATACTGGAACAAGATGTTCCAATTACAGCTTCGGAGTTGAATAGCGAAGATGCCGAGTATTTAGTAGGAAATGCTATTTCGGGAATTAGTCCGCAGGATATAGAGTCTATCACGGTTTTAAAAGACGCTTCGGCCACAGCGATTTATGGGGTAAAGGCTGCGAACGGGGTGATTGTGTTGACAACGAAAAAAGGGGCTGTCGGAAAACCGAAAGTTTCGTATCATGGTGAAGTGGTAATAAATGAACGTCCTTCTTATCGAAATTTTGATCGTATGAATTCTGCGGAACGTATGCAGTTGTCCAAGGATATTTTCGAGCAAGGATTATCATATAGTTCAAATATATCGTTGGATCCGGATGATTCTTACGAAGGATTGTTGAATGAGTTAGTTAATCGCCGGATGTCAAAAGAGGAGTTTGCTCTTCGGTCAAAAGAAATGGCTAATCGTAATACGGATTGGTTTGATGTATTATTCCGTAATGCTGTAACCCATACTCATAATTTGAGTATTAACGGTGGGTCAGAGACTACAAAATATTACTTCTCAGCAGGTTATAATAATAATCAAGGCGGGGCAAAAGGTTCTGTTAGCGAGCGTTTTACAACGTTGGCTCGTGTGGATGCATCTGTCGGAAAGTATATTAATTTTATGGCGAAAATTGATTTCAGCACAACGAAGAATGAAGGTTATTCTGTCGTGAATCCTTTTAGTTATGCTTATAATACTTCTAGAACGCTACAACCATACGAGAAAGACGGGAAATATCATTTTTACAAGAAGGATTCAAAATACCTATATAACGTGTTGAACGAGTTGGCAGAAACAGGTAAGGAAAGTAAGTCGAATGATTTTAACGCCCTATTAAATTTGAATATAAAGTTATATGATGGGTTGTCTTATCAAGGAACTTTCTCGTATCATAATTCTTCAACGGATCAGCGGGATTGGCAGACGGAAGAGTCCGCTAGTGTTGCTTCTATTCGTGGATATGATTACAAACAATATGACGAGAATGATGATGAATATTGGAAGTCGTCCTTGCCATATGGAGGTATTTTGACACAGGGGAATACGGTGAAAACGGGGTATACGGTGAGAAATGGTTTGAGTTTTGTTAAAGTTTTGGCAGATGTTCATGATATGAATATAATTGTCGGTTCTGAGTTGCGAGGTACGAAGTACGAGGGAGTACGTTCAACTGGATATGGTTGGACACCTACTTATGGGGAGCGGTTTATGCCAGTACATACGGATAGTTTTGTGAACAATTATATCGATAAAATGCTTCCGGCAAACACGAATACGATTTCGAGAGTTGCTTCGTTTTTTGGTTCGGCTACATATACTTACAATAATCGTTACGTGATGAATTTCAATATCCGCTCCGATGGAGCCAATAAGTTCGGGAGTAATCCGAAATATCGGTGGTTACCCACGTGGTCTATTGCGGGTAAATGGTTGTTGACGAATGAAGGTTTTATGTCTCGATTTTCCGATAACGGACATTATATTTCTGTAAGAGGTAGTTACGGTATTCAGGGAAATATTCATGATGATGCTACTCCTAATTTGATCTTGGAAGTAGGAGATAGGAATACAACAAGTAACTTGGACCAGTCAACGATATATCGTTTGCCTAATCCTGATTTGCGGTGGGAAAAAACGACTTCTTGGAACGTTGCAGCAGACTTTTCTTTCTGGGATGGAAGGCTTTCTGGTAGTTTGGATGTATATAAAAAACATACCGAGGATTTGATCATGGAAAAAACAGTAGCGACATCTAACGGAAAATCACGTTTGTACATGAATGCCGGTGAAATGGATAATCAGGGGTTTGAAGGTAATTTGAGTGTGGAGATTATTCAAGGGAAAAAGTTAAATTGGAGATTTAATGTGAATTTCGGGAGAAACACGAGTGAGGTGACTTTGGCAAACGATGAATTATACAGCGATTTGGAGGTCATTAATAAAATGTTGGAGGGTAATTTAGCGATTGAAGGCGAGAAGTTGGGGTCAATGTACTCTTTCCGTTATGGGGGATTATCTAGTGAAAACGGATATCCGTTATTCTACGGGAAAGATGGCAAATTGTGGCATACGGCTGATCCGAAACGTATGGAGCTGGTGAAAAGCGGATCTATTTATCCGGATCTTTCCGGAGGATTTGATACACAATTGACTTTTGATAGACGTTTATCGCTATCTTTAGGTTTCACCTATAATTTGGGTGGTGTGAAACGTTTACCGAAAGTGTATGCCGATAAAAATTCTGCATTGAATCCGGTAGCTAATGTATCTACGAATTGGAAGAAAAGATGGAGAAAGCCTGGGGATGAAAAACATACGGATATACCTGTTTTGTATAATGATAGAGTGGCTTCGGAGTTTGATCGTAACGTTTCGGCCGAGGATCGGGGGGCTGTTGAAGAGTGTACCTATTTTTATGATTTGTCTGATCTCCGTGTGGCGAAAGCTGATTTTTTACGTTTGCGTTCTGTAGGTTTAAGTTATATCATGCCTGAGAAATTATTGAAGGGGGTTGGAATTTCTTCCATGATGATTCGTTTCCAGGCGTCGAATTTGTTCGTGTGGGCGCATAAGGATTGGAAGGGACTTGATCCGGAGACTCCAGAAGCGAACATTCCGATATTACCTTCTTATAGTTTGGGTGTTAATGTTTCATTTTAA
- a CDS encoding RNA polymerase sigma factor, giving the protein MVYSESEIVHALEAGNEICLNMLFDNYYRALCVYAFRFVSDADDVEDIVQEVFVSFWMNKKRTVFSGSVRSYLFGAVAKAASKFATRRGRVMFDDVEKYVDQFLEELGEYDEDEFACLRDKVYARVEALPERTKEIFKAVVLNNLTYQQVGERFGITVNTVKTLYYRALKQLKEELGGNALVLFFIILR; this is encoded by the coding sequence ATGGTATATAGTGAATCGGAGATTGTACATGCGTTAGAGGCAGGAAATGAAATTTGTCTGAATATGCTTTTTGATAATTATTATCGGGCATTGTGCGTGTATGCTTTTCGGTTTGTTTCTGATGCAGATGATGTAGAGGATATTGTGCAGGAGGTGTTTGTTTCTTTCTGGATGAATAAAAAGCGAACAGTTTTTTCCGGTTCCGTTCGTTCTTATCTTTTCGGGGCGGTAGCCAAGGCCGCCTCTAAGTTTGCTACACGGCGGGGAAGGGTTATGTTTGATGACGTGGAGAAATATGTGGATCAGTTTTTAGAAGAACTGGGAGAATATGATGAGGACGAGTTCGCTTGTTTGCGTGATAAAGTATATGCCCGGGTGGAGGCTTTACCGGAAAGGACAAAAGAAATATTTAAAGCCGTGGTGTTGAATAATTTGACTTACCAACAAGTGGGTGAACGGTTTGGAATAACCGTGAATACTGTGAAAACGTTGTATTATAGGGCATTGAAGCAGTTAAAAGAAGAGCTGGGTGGAAACGCTTTGGTGTTGTTTTTTATTATTCTGCGATAA
- a CDS encoding PepSY-like domain-containing protein, whose protein sequence is MKKIVFLLVCLFSMTIVKADNDKPIEMNQLPAKAQTFITTYFKDQKVALITQETGLFYKSYDVVFASGEKLEFDKSGDWTEVKCKTGEVPAAIIPEAILKYVKANYPDAKVLEIEHDSEGYEIKLSNRLEIKFNDKFQVVDIDD, encoded by the coding sequence ATGAAAAAGATTGTTTTTTTACTCGTATGTTTATTCTCGATGACGATAGTAAAAGCTGATAATGACAAGCCGATTGAGATGAATCAGTTACCGGCGAAGGCGCAGACGTTTATCACGACTTATTTTAAAGATCAGAAAGTGGCATTGATAACACAGGAGACAGGTTTGTTTTACAAGAGTTATGATGTGGTGTTTGCAAGCGGGGAAAAGTTGGAATTCGATAAATCGGGAGATTGGACAGAGGTGAAATGCAAAACGGGTGAGGTTCCCGCTGCCATTATTCCGGAGGCAATACTTAAATATGTGAAGGCCAATTATCCGGATGCAAAAGTTTTAGAGATCGAGCATGATTCGGAAGGATATGAGATCAAATTGTCAAATCGCTTGGAGATTAAATTCAATGATAAGTTTCAGGTAGTGGATATTGACGATTAA
- a CDS encoding FecR family protein — protein MNDKIWQRIGDYCSGLLDKSEERELRAWMDEAEENKQLFMEGVKMVREYQMVACSGRDASDSLKRVREKIKVRRRRQLWIQVAAVASVVILFALSFVFFYVPESQELSPVLAKVQAGGTKATLTVADGIQVDLTQDNLQEVIEQYGVTVLRDKKNELRYDNVEVNDEIEEKPVYHTISSPVGGEYHFTLADGTMVWLNSSSRLTFPTRFTGDTREVLVEGEVYFEVQPDENKPFIVRVNDVSVRVLGTKFCISAYPENEGIMTTLVQGAVQVTSGDNQVVLKPGYQAVVDQRSGAISQRAVELSLYTSWVRGVFEYENMELNDIVVQLARWYDVQFSFSAPEYKERRFTGVVRKYEDLNDVLDMIEKTTNVKFIINGRNVTITSVMK, from the coding sequence ATGAACGATAAAATTTGGCAGAGGATTGGTGATTATTGCTCCGGACTTTTGGATAAGAGTGAGGAACGGGAGTTGCGTGCGTGGATGGACGAGGCGGAGGAAAACAAACAACTTTTTATGGAGGGGGTGAAAATGGTGCGTGAGTATCAAATGGTTGCTTGTTCGGGTAGGGATGCCTCGGATTCATTGAAACGTGTACGGGAAAAGATCAAGGTTCGCAGGAGAAGACAATTATGGATTCAGGTTGCAGCCGTGGCTTCTGTTGTGATCCTGTTCGCCTTGTCATTTGTATTCTTTTATGTCCCGGAATCACAGGAGTTATCTCCCGTGTTGGCTAAGGTGCAGGCAGGGGGAACGAAAGCAACTCTAACCGTGGCTGATGGAATACAAGTTGATTTGACTCAAGATAATTTGCAAGAAGTGATCGAGCAGTATGGGGTTACTGTTTTGAGAGATAAAAAGAATGAATTGCGATATGATAATGTGGAGGTGAATGACGAGATAGAAGAAAAACCGGTATATCACACGATCTCTTCCCCAGTTGGAGGGGAATACCATTTCACGCTGGCAGACGGTACGATGGTATGGTTGAATTCATCTTCACGACTAACATTCCCCACTCGTTTTACGGGAGATACGCGAGAGGTTCTTGTTGAGGGTGAAGTGTATTTTGAAGTGCAACCTGACGAAAATAAGCCTTTTATCGTGCGGGTAAATGATGTGAGCGTGCGAGTGTTGGGAACGAAGTTCTGTATTTCGGCTTATCCCGAAAATGAGGGAATTATGACAACTTTGGTACAGGGGGCCGTGCAAGTAACCTCCGGAGATAATCAGGTGGTATTAAAACCGGGATATCAGGCCGTGGTAGATCAACGTTCCGGGGCAATCAGCCAGAGGGCCGTGGAACTTTCTTTGTACACCTCGTGGGTACGGGGAGTATTTGAATACGAGAACATGGAATTGAATGATATTGTGGTACAATTAGCCCGGTGGTATGATGTTCAATTCTCATTCTCGGCTCCTGAATATAAAGAGCGTCGTTTTACCGGCGTGGTGCGGAAATATGAAGATTTGAATGACGTGTTAGATATGATAGAAAAAACAACTAACGTAAAATTTATTATTAATGGAAGAAATGTTACAATAACCTCAGTGATGAAATAG